A window of the Oncorhynchus masou masou isolate Uvic2021 chromosome 13, UVic_Omas_1.1, whole genome shotgun sequence genome harbors these coding sequences:
- the LOC135552957 gene encoding uncharacterized protein NKAPD1-like — MSRVPMGKVLLRNVIRHTDAHNKIQEESEMWKLRGMEKGPFTSHRWMPQALNTSRSHMHCDRLEDGSVDRLGDRLRGREHGSSQDKRKARDWTKKLYDFEANDSDRWGHSGFKELYPEEFKSDWDRDRGDDQNGLWRKKKSRLKTDKSKHLKKSSKKKKEETRRIGESHGESSSDQSDSIKREQKRKSSKSKHKRKEGERGGEQLRGG, encoded by the exons ATGTCCAGGGTGCCGATGGGCAAGGTGCTGCTGCGAAATGTTATTCGTCACACAGATGCCCACAACAAG ATCCAGGAGGAGTCGGAGATGTGGAagttgagggggatggagaaggGGCCGTTCACCAGCCACAGATGGATGCCACAAGCCTTAAATACATCCAG GAGTCACATGCACTGTGATCGTTTGGAGGATGGGTCTGTAGACAGACTGGGAGACCGGCTGCGGGGAAGAGAACACGGTTCCAGCCAGGACAAGAGGAAGGCACGCGACTGGACCAAGAAACTCTATGACTTTGAGGCCAATGATTCAGACCG ATGGGGACACAGCGGTTTTAAGGAGCTATACCCCGAGGAGTTTAAAAGTGACTG GGATAGAGACCGTGGTGATGATCAGAATGGGCTTTGGAGAAAGAAAAAGTCCAGACTTAAAACGGACAAATCAAAACATCTGAAGAAGTCCTccaagaagaagaaagaggaaaCGCGAAGGATCGGTGAGTCACACGGTGAGTCCAGCAGCGACCAGAGCGACAGTATCAAACGGGAACAGAAGAGGAAAAGCAGCAAGAGCAAACataagaggaaagagggagagagaggaggagagcagctcagaggaggatga